The genomic window ATGATTATTGCAATTGTTGCATTCATTGTCCCTAATTTAATTTTTAGTCTTATGTAATTTCTGTTATTAGATgaactaaaattaaaattgtataattccccaaaacaattagtcaatattttatttatttatttagattttttaaatccatcctttattatttttataatatacaaacctaatattccttcctcctcctatttcccacaacaataatcctgtgaggtaATGACCCCAATCCTGGCATCCAAAGTGCTCCACCAATGGATTATGAAGTACATTGAGTTGACCTTTGCTTGTATACATGAAATATCAATTAGACCAATAGCTCATATCATAAATTGAATACATTCAAAAGCTGGGGATCCATATATGTTATGTGACATTCAGCAATAGATGAATGCTATTGCTTAGCCAAaatcaagtgatttttttttaatatgcaagTTCAATAAGAACTGAGTCTATCATTGTTATATGAGCCACGAATTGCTTCATTCCCAAAGTTACATGATGAATGGACTGGATTACATCCTATTGTTAAGGATGGGTTATATTACTAGTAGTGCATGTAAATAATGCTATATGAATTTCACAGCCTCCAAGAAATGTCCACCAGGAACATATGGGGCATTATTCAGTGGCCATGATCATTGACTGCTGTTCAGAATGAATTAGATTGAGAATGTGTGCAGTATTATAGAGAGGTATATTGTTGTTCTCATTGATATCTCTCTCTCATTggtggaaggagaaaaggaatgaGGTAAGATGCTACATTAAAGCGACTGTGTGATCTTTTGAACTAATTGCTTTCTCTTCAATTAGTCTAGAGTCTAAAGAAATCCCAACTGCCCTGCAGATAGCAAAATTAGCAATAATAAAAGATGTGTTATCGACACTGCTGTAGTAGTGTGTGAACTTTGTCAGATTGAATAGCCAGTTGCTAAAATGTGCACAAATGGGTGAAATGCACAGCAAGGGCTTCATCTGTCTATTGATGAAGTTGACAAGATTTGTTTGGGTTATTAATTGCCTTATCATATTTCCCAGAGCAGATTGCAATAAGCCCAATTGCCGGTGAAAAGGGTTTGATATGTCACTGCTTCAAACTAGTGCAAAAATAATCATTCTATGCCCTACTTACATGGACAAATATGATTCTATGATAGCTAAGTCAACTTTCAATTAACTGCAAATATCATTTCCTAGAGGGTAGGCAGGTTATCTGTTGCAACAAAAACAGGCTCAGTCATATGACAGTACTTTAAATGCAACATCGCTGAGATATTGTCTTCTGCAATAGATAATTGTGCAAATAATAAAACTTATGTCATATGCTAATCTTTAAGTttcttctttgttattattgGCCTTGTTAACCTAACAGTACTAACAGTATTTATAGACCAACAGTACAATTATTAACATATTTAGAGGCCGACTTAATACAGAATTCTCTGGGGGTCTCACAACAGGAAATAACTGAATAATTAAGAGTACAACAATAACAGAGACAGTAAAAATTAAACATAGTTGTGGTTACTAACACcagctggggggaaaaaccagTTAGAGAAACTGGTGTAGGaacatttaaaaggaaaatgtaatTGCCAGGCAGTTAACTCTCTTGCCCCCAAAAACATCATTCAGTCCTACCTTTAGTGAAGAACCAAGTGCTGTAATGACAGAGGGCTTATGCAAATCCAGAGAACTTGTCTATAATTCAATTGGGTAAAAGTAAAGATGGACAAATAATGATACCTCTCTGTCCACGTTTCTGGTTTGAAttcaatatatttcaatataGTAACTGCTTCATGCAGCGTTCATGACTATtgctactccaaagaaaaaaaagaaaaaaaagaaatgccaaaAATATTATTCCCTCCAAAACTACAAGAGGTTGTCTCTGAGATATGACTAAGGATTGATGATCCCAATGCAAGAGTGATGCAAGTTACCATGTCCATCAGATACATAATACAAGGTCTTTCCTTATCCTGATGCAACAAGCCATCCTCATAATAAGTCCACATACAATATTTGGGCCATACATTGTCCATTGAAAGGACAGTCCTTGATAGAAGAAAGTAATGGAACATCAGAGCAAATATTTGTCAATATTGAATAACATTAGCTATCAATATTATGGACTTTAAAATTCTCTAGACCAGATGTTCTAAATTCaacattttggaaaaagtgaTTGCACATTAATAAAGGAATCAGTCTGTTGTAGCAGAAAAACAAAATTTTATCCAGAATTGCTGTTCTATTGCTAGTCAAAAATATAACTCATATGAGGTTGGAAAAATAGAATGCATATTTACCCTGAACCTTGATATAATCTGAAGAATTTGAGGATGGTTGTCATAGTGATGAAAATATTGGGATCTATGCTAGGTTCTGTCATTTGAATGTGATTGCCTTCTGATTTCCATATAATTTAAATATGAAGGCTGGTGCTCTTCTCCATCAAAGTTTATCTGAGTAAGGCTGGCTGTTTTGCAGGGAATTGTTGTAATTGCCTACTTGAAAAGAGATGTGACATCTGAACCCACTAtaagaataaatttaaaaacaagagTAGTGAGCAGTTAATCTGTCTTAAATCAAAATGTTTCAGGGAACATCTATGAAAGAAAATCACATCCAGTTTTAAATAGCAACCACAAGTGATTCACTTGAGATTCTGTTGGTCTTCACACTTCACCCTTTTTTTTATACTCTTCCGATAAAACTCATTTTCATGGTTCAGTGCTTGACTATATTCACAGCTCCAGTAGACCTGCAATAAAATCAACCATGTTGCTTCCGGGTTTCGCTGGAAATCACATTTTAGTTATTggtaaatatgaatgtatataaaATTTAAGAGTCTTAGATGTTATGTATTTATGAACAAGAAAGAAGCTTATGGCTCAAGTATATGACATACATATTTCCATGAAAAAAGTCTGCAAGCATTTTTCCTCCAAGTCAGTTTGATATCCTAGTAAAGAAAAACTATGAATGATATAGACATTGTTTCAGTGACTATGCAAACAAGAAAAGCTGTCTTATATTGGTGAAATATAAGTCAGGAATGTCTGGTGTGTTAATATATCATCCTAGGATATAGTTTCAGTTTGCTTAATGTGTGAACAAAAATGAATTATACTGGTCTAAGCCATAGTTTATGTCATGTTATATTAACCCTGCCAATTCTTTCCTATTTAACAAACTATATTTAAAGAACTTATGGTTAGCACAATACTCCAGGGAAACTATGTTTGTATTGGCTTGCCTAAATGGTGGAGCTAATATTGATAACCTGCCCTaatcccagaggactctgggtggtataaagaaatgcaataaaaatgcaTAATCATAAAACTAATGATAAATGATAACttttaatatacagtataaaaaAGGCTctatatgtatgttccagcataactctggaacacctcaagcaatttcaaccaaacttggtacacagatggcttactctctaaagaaaaatactgggggggggggaagacacccctaacacaccTCGGGTTGTGTGTTTTGTTAAAATGCAGCTTGTTGTGCCtttcaatggcttctactgtactgcagtaactctggaacaccttgagcaatttcaaccaaacttggtacacagataacttactctctggagaaaaatactgtaggGATAAtacacccctaataccccttggagtgtgtgttctgttaagatgcagcctattGTGCCATATTGCCAtactggtttctactgtacagcgcaaagGAGTTGCCTACTCCATAagggggggctccctctggtaaaggggaaaatccaacattagaaattacgtttggtctgagcatttcccccttataaataaatatccaggcaatgccgggttatcagctagtaaaaaataaagaagatgAATGTCTCTACTCAGAATCCTTAGGAGCTATAATCTTGCACCATTAAATTGATTGATTTGAGACTTTGATTCATATCATGTACATATTTTATAGGGGAAATCCAACCTAAGATCTGAAAGAATACTTAAgcttgttgttttaaaaaccatCTATTCTAATCTAAATATCTACGATGAAATATATTTCATTGGAAAATTTCTCTGATGAGgtttctcattattattattattatttttgagatcatTCTGATAATTGGCACAAcccaattatagctctgggatccCAGTGTCCATTCTGTCTCATTGCAGGTGGGAAGGATGAGTGCGTATGCTGACATTTATACATCAAAGCAGGGACAACAGAGTTCCTCAGAGGGTGGTTACCAGCGCTATGGAGTTCGATCTTACCTGCACCAGTTTTATGAAGACTGCACAGGATCCATTTGGGAGTATGATGATGATTTTCAGATCCAGAGGTCACCCAACAAATGGAGCTCTATATTTTGGAAGGTATAGCCACTACCTAACAATTGTCTTGCAGCAGATCTGTGGAGTGTTTGACTCCAAAGGCATCACAACCCATAAACACTAATGACTGATGGGTTTTTAGCATTCCCATTATAACTTCATTGTTTCCTATGTAGTTTATGATTACTTTGCCCTAAGCACTATGTGTGATGGAAAGGGGGgatgtttatttaataaatcaataaacacaCAATATATTTATTCTCAGCTGTCAATCTCCTACTATTTTGAAAGCAGGAGAACTGGAAGGCTTTGATATGGCATAATAGCACCAAATGGTAGATACAAGCTATGTAAACCTTCATTAAACTCACTGTCTTCTAAACTATTTCCCTTCAAGGTAAAGGAATCTATAATTTTAGAACATAAGAAAGATCAGATATTTGAAATGAATATCGGACCAAAAAGCAGTCCTTTTTGTTTCAGAATAAATTGTCCCAAATTCCATCATTGGGAGAGTAATAGAAGGAAAAGATAGATTCAAGTTAGAAATGCAAATGTTTACAGAAATGATACTTTTATTAAATCAAAAGCcctcatatatatatttgtgtgtgtgtatgtgtgtgtgtgtgtgtatacacgtacacatatatatattgttgtatttgtgctgataaataaataaagggcaacacaaatacaacaaaatgtaacaaaaaggcaacagtaaaaaaatattgggtttctgcctggatggtctcttgtgacgagccgaaggacagagaatggaagtagtgatcttcctcccatatttgggcataccggagttgtaaaaaaatatatcacatatatatatatatatatatatatatatatatatgtatgtgtgtgtgtgtgtgtgtgtgtgtgtgtgtgtgtgtgtgtgtgtgtgtaaaaaaaatcttatatatgtgtgtgtgtgtgtgtgtgtgtgtgtgtgtgtgtgtgtgtgttttatttgtgctgataaataaataaagggagactagtatagatctatttcaagctatttagctctcatcagctagccatacccttactgggatgagagctaaatagcttgaaatagatctatactagtctccctttatttatttatcagcacaaataaaacacaaatataacaaaggcaacagtaaaaatattgggtttctgtcgtgatggactcttgtgacgagccaattgacagatgatggaagcagttagcttcctcccataattggggcttaccaggggttgtgacactaaatatatatacatacacacatacatacacacacacacacacacgtgtgttttcgtagattttcacgggtgtaggttttctggtcttgttgtattcgggtcttttcctgtgtaagattgagattgtcttggcaacgtttcagtgaggtcccacttgccagcttcaggctggtgtttttggctttgtgcttgtgcaagtaaagcatggttggagctgctgtctttctataaattttggtgggggtgtggagtgctggctttgttgctgtaagtggattgattggatgtgcaGTTACATCCTGATTGgtggatggagttgatgtttgtagattggtcggctgttttgtatcatcctgtgtggctgaagtGCTGgttgtgtgtccattgttcttttgtgttgtaacgacctggacGGTGGATGGAGTTCGTTAGgggtggtttccagatgtctggtaggcaggaggtatcatcacatttattcatgctgtggggtgtttctctattttgatagcgtccataattattctcttgttgaagtgttctgttttggagattaatttggttccttcaaaatcaatttcatgtcctgttgctttaaggtgctggaaaagggaggaagttttttctttttttctgaatgcgttcttgtgttctgtgatgcgtgcatttattctcctgttcatttgtcctatttttgttgcagggcagattttgcatggtatttcgtctttggagtttcttaagatgttggctatttttgagtcagtgctgaaggctgtcttgatattgtgcttgtggagaattttgctgattttatctgtggtgcccctgatgtaagggaggagggcaatgccgttgtcctgttctgtgtctcgatTCTTGAGgggtgtctccctttggattaggttggtaattttttttctttggaatccgttggagattaatacatttgtgagagtgtgtaattcagttttcaggtggtctttgtcagctaggcatttggttctggagataaaGGTCATGGCTACAGAATTGATCTGTGcggggtggtgatgggattgtgtgtttaagtagcagttggtgtgtgtttttttcggtagatggtgtgtcctagggagccattgggttttttgtagagtaagacatccagaaagggaagttggttgtttgcttctatttccatagtgaattgtattttggggtataggctgttgagatgtgtgaggaagttgtccagtttttatttcccatgtggccaaatcacgaaagtgtcatcaacatatctaagccacagtttgggtttgggtttgtgttcagatttatctaaggcgttagtttcaaaattttCTATGCataagtttgcgatgacaggtgagaggggtgatcccatgggtgctccttctatctgtttgtatatttgtccattatggatgaagtatgtgttggttaggcaatggttggtcaggtccaggatgtgcttAGGGGTGAGTGTTTGTTCTGGacagctgtcaaggcttcttttataggcacttgggtgaagagggatatgacatcgaagctcacgagtaggttgctggtttgtaggttttgtttctttattgtttctatgaagtggagtgagttttgtacatgtgaggtgatggattctgtgtagggttgaagttgtttggtgtggaatttggcaagattctgtagagtgagcctatggagctgactatgggtctgagtggtgttccttctttgtgtatcttggggaggcagtagagtttggggcatctggaagatttttctttggggatgattctttgctggatctcttcattgatgggagaggcttttattttggatttggtggttttttccaggtaggtggtgggggtctgtgtttagaggtttgtaagtggagtcttggagtaggttggatagtttggcatGGTAGTCAGATGTGTTCAACACCACAGTGGCGTTgactttgtctgctgggagaatgattatgttgttgtctttcctcaggttggtgagtgctttttgttcttctttctgtaagttgcttctgggtggattgctggagcagaggacgttggtgacttcaagtctgatattattggcttcatctgggttgattttggtgagggtagcttcaactccgcatatgatgTTTTCAGTGGGGATGCGTTTATGGGTGACTTTGCAAAGTTGAATCAATCAAACatatggaaaccagccctagtcaacaaacgagccccatcccccacccaggccgttacaacacaaaacagcaacagacacatagccagcaccaatcagcaccaatctaccaattatgatgcaaccacacagccaatcaatccacttactgaaacaaagccagcactccacacccacccaccaaggtttatagaaagacggcagctccaaccacgctttactcacacaaacatgaAGCCGAAAACAACAGCCCAAgacaattaataaattaataaattaataaagggttagggttagggctctcatcagctagccatactcttactgggaatcgaacctgggctgtattacatatcaggcagttgtattagtcactagctgatgagagctaaatagcttgaagtagatctatactagtctccctttatttatttatcagtacaaatgcaatacaaatgtaacaaaggcaacataaaaaatggttgtctgcctggatggctcctagggtgagctgaaagacagaaaagggaagcagtatgctccctcccatatttggacattccaggggttgtgacacaatacatacctatttccctggtttAGCTggtaaaggaggagagcctgtggcttagtggctactacaactgcctgatatggaatacagcccaggtttgattctcagtaagggtatggctagctgatgagagctaaatagcttgaaatagatctatactagtctccctttatttacttatcagcacaaattcaatacacacagagagagagagagagagagtgatttatttattgttcatttcGCTCATTAGATATGTCTATAGTCAGTAGGGTGATCAAGACCCTATTGATTCTCATGGGACTTGGGAATCGATACCTATGTTATTTATAGACAGTTATCCCTGATCTCAAAACTCTCTAGATGTGATAAGACAGCAATTGCCAGAATTTCCACCCCAAACTTTTCCACCACAGAACAGATTCATCTGTCAACAGGATGAAAGCCCTTAAGCAACTTAAGTTTCATAGAAGTGACTGTAAATATTAGTGACACATTAGATATGTTTAACGTCTAAGACTATAGCCGCAAAGCAAAAGCCATCAAAATAGAAAATACCCTTGTTGATTTTTGAAATCTCTCTGTTTTTCAGGTTGGACTCATCTCGGGGACAATGTTTATGCTGACAGGGATCATAGTTCTTGTAGTAGGGTTTCTGGTAACCCCCAAAATTGAAGCCCTTGGAGTAGAAGATTTTGTGGTAGTAGATACCCATGCTGTCCAATTTAACCGAGCCCTTGATGTGTGTAAGTTGGCAGGAGCAATATTATTTTGCATTGGAGGGACCACAATGGCAGCCTGTTTACTTATGTCTGCATTTGCAAAAAGCTACTCCAAAGAAGAAAAGTACCTGCAACAGAaatttaaagagagaatagcAGATATGAAAGTCCAGACATACCCAGTCACAAAAGCCCCAGCAGCACCTGGAGAATCTAAAATACCCGTTACATTGTCCAAAGTTCAAAACATCCAGCCATTATCTGAGACCTGATTCCTGTTCTCTCTATCCTAACACACCCTTCTAGTGAATTTTGAAAAGGTGGTCTTGAATAGCACTTGAACCTGGGTTTACAGTGTGGCAGTTCTGCACTCAGCAGGAAAAGAagcaggcaggggggggggaaacccctatTTTGATAGGACTACATGAGTGACAAGGAAGTGAAGGCTCAGCCATCATTGGTTTCAATAAAGCGTTATCATGTATGTTGTgaagggttttcttttttttttaattccacagAACCATTTAGGTTCATTTTTCTCCACTTATCTCTTCCTTGTTacatattttattcttatttaaataatgaatct from Thamnophis elegans isolate rThaEle1 chromosome 8, rThaEle1.pri, whole genome shotgun sequence includes these protein-coding regions:
- the NRSN1 gene encoding neurensin-1 — encoded protein: MSAYADIYTSKQGQQSSSEGGYQRYGVRSYLHQFYEDCTGSIWEYDDDFQIQRSPNKWSSIFWKVGLISGTMFMLTGIIVLVVGFLVTPKIEALGVEDFVVVDTHAVQFNRALDVCKLAGAILFCIGGTTMAACLLMSAFAKSYSKEEKYLQQKFKERIADMKVQTYPVTKAPAAPGESKIPVTLSKVQNIQPLSET